The genomic region CTTCAGATATTATATACTTCTGGACATCTTTATACATATTTCTAAAACCGGCAGCTATACCGAGGAAGAAAAATATTATAGTAAGCCACGGAGAAGTTCCAAAGTATTTATCAAGAAAATAACCTAATAAAACCCCTACAATAACCCCTGATACCAGATGAAGACCTATTGTTCCTATAGAAAAATACTGGATTATACCTTTTTTTTTACTCATTTAAGTCCGAGAACATCCATCATATCGTAAAGACCTGCAGGTTTATCCTTGACCCACTTAGCTGCTTCTACAGCACCTTTGGCAAAAATATCCCTCGAACCTGCTTTATGTGTCAGCTCTATTCTCTCTCCCATTCCTGCAAATATAACAGTGTGCTCTCCAACTACATCGCCACCTCTGAGGGCAAAAACTCCTATCTCATCTGAAGGTCTTCCGTTTTCATATATACCCTCCCTTCCGTAAACAACTTTTTTAATACCTGTTTCTTCTTTCAGAATATCAACAATTTTAACAGCTGTTCCTGAAGGTGCATCTTTCTTAAACCTGTGGTGCATCTCGATAACTTCTATATCATACCCTTTACCTTTTAAAGCTTTAGCTGCTTCCTGAACAAGCTTAAACAGAAGATTTACACCTATACTCATATTAGGCGCAAGAACTACAGGAACTTCTGTAGAGAGTTCCTTAATCTCTTTTATCTGGTCTTCAGTAAATCCTGTTGTTCCGATAACCATTGCTTTTTTATTCTTATCTGCAGCTAACAGTCTCAGATGCCCTAAAACAGCTTCTGTATTACCGGCAAAATCTATTACCACATCTCCTCTATCTATTATTTTTGCAAGATCTGACACTACAGGAGCATCTATTTTTTCTCCTATAATCTCCCCAACATTCTCATGGAAATGAACACAGTCAGGTCTTTCTACACCTCCTCCTATCTCAACATCAGGATCCTGATAAGCTATCTCTGCAATTTTCTTTCCCATTCTCCCCATTATTCCAGAGATTATCACTTTAACCATCAGTTGTCTTTACCCTCCTCTGGTGTAAAAACTACCTCAGCCAGCTGCTGGAGCGCATCATTAACCTGATCTGGTGGAACAACAAAGGGTGCGATGGCAACATCGACACCCTCAGCAAAAATAAGTTTTTTCAACAGTTCCCTTATCTGTTCTAATTCTTCAGGGGTAACATCTGTTCTGAACGCTTCATTTATATTTTTTTCTGTTACAAAAAAACCCACAAGGGCAAATGGGTACGCTTTTTTCTCTTCAGACATTACTTCTCCTTAGTTCCCATCTTATACATAACAGTACCCCACAGGACGAGAAGCATAGCAAGCATTAAAATAAAAAGTATAACTTCTGCCGGTGGGATTCCTCCGTATGTTGCCTCCATGCCACTTAACCTCCTGATTTTGTTAATAATTATACTAAATGTATTTTCTCTAAAAAGCAACTTACCTGTTTTCTGTGTATATCATATATATACTTTCCATCGTAAGAAATCTATCGTATACGAAATCTATTTCCAATCCCTTTGAAATGAGTTCACCATTTCCTCCAGTAATCACTACTTTATGCTTATATCCTGCCTGCCTGTTTATTTTTTCTATCATTCCTTCAACAAGGGAAATATACCCAAAGTATATACCTGAAAGGATACTGTCTACAGTAGTCCTGCCTATAACACCAGAAACATTTTTTAGATTTACAGATGGAAGTTTTGCCGTTTTGGTAAAAAGAGATTCTACACTTGCATCTATCCCAGGAAAAATAGCTCCTCCTGTATACTCCCCCCTTTCATTTATCACATCAAAGGTTATAGCCGTTCCAAAATCTACAGCAACTGCCGGATATCCATATTTTTTAACAACTCCAAAGGCATTAACAAGTCTGTCTGTTCCTACTTCTTCTGGATTTTTATACATATTAGGAATTGGTATATTTAGATCTTTCCCTATTATTAAAGGTTTTTTCCCCGAGATCTTCTCTACAGCAGAACATACTTTCTCATCAACAACCGGAACAACAGAAGATATCACAAAATCCTCTATATAAATATCTCCTTCAATCTGGACGATCTGATGGATGTTTAGATACCAGTCATCAACAGTTTTTGCTCTGTCTGTTCTCAGTTTATAGCTTTTTATCAGTGTTTTGGATTGGAGGAAACCAATCTCTATCGTAGTGTTTCCTATATCAATGCCGACTATCATATATTATTCCCTATAAAAGTAATCTACGATAGCATTATAAACACCGTAGCTGAAATTTTCTATAAACCTGTCATTTTTTAAAAGCTGGGCATCAGCAGGATCTGTAAGGTAAAGAACTTCTATCAGAACTGAAGGTATTCCCGGGGTTTTCAGTACAGCAAAATTGGCACTGTCTATATCTTTAAACTCTGTTATATTTTTGAGATATTTTTTCAGGTAATAGGCAAAATTTCTTCCTTCTGTCATTGTTGTGCTTATTGCAAGGTCTGCTACAATTCTGTTAACTAATGGATTTGTACTGACTTTTACATAGTTTATAACAGCTTTATTCTCCCTCTGTTCAACAAGTCTTGCAAGTTTAGATCTTGCACCTCTAAGATTAAGGGTGTATACATATGTCCCTGATTCTGTTCTTGAAGGAGAGGAGTTACAATGAATACTGATAAACAGGTCTGCCTTCCTTTTAATAGCATATACAGTTCTGTCGTATAATCTTACAAACTTATCACGATTTCTCGTAAGATACACCTTAAACCTACTATCCTTTTCTAAAATCTCTTTTAATTTCTTTGCTATTTTCAGGTTTACATCTTTTTCCCTGAGACCATTGGCTATTGCCCCCGGGTCTTTACCTCCATGCCCTGGATCTATAACAATAACCTTTTTTTCCTTTACAGGAAGATCGTACTTTCTTTTTTCCTTTAGATCGTACTGGACTATTATGTTATATATGGGGTCTTCTTCATGTTTTACAGTCCTTTTTTCTGGATTTTTCTTTATAAAATCTATAACAATTCTGTACGGATTTTTCAGAGTATAGATTTTGTAACCTGATATCTTTTTTGATATCTCAAAAACGAATTTTGTTGTTTCCCCATTATAGATAATATCAAGGCTTTTTATATATTTTCTT from Persephonella hydrogeniphila harbors:
- a CDS encoding AtpZ/AtpI family protein, translated to MSKKKGIIQYFSIGTIGLHLVSGVIVGVLLGYFLDKYFGTSPWLTIIFFFLGIAAGFRNMYKDVQKYIISEEKNNKD
- a CDS encoding N-acetylmuramoyl-L-alanine amidase family protein, whose protein sequence is MIRKILILILLAVNTAFAIKIKHADHSGYYRVVFQTEKPVKFEEIPFLDSKIFVLSINSSSKKINKQFLKRKYIKSLDIIYNGETTKFVFEISKKISGYKIYTLKNPYRIVIDFIKKNPEKRTVKHEEDPIYNIIVQYDLKEKRKYDLPVKEKKVIVIDPGHGGKDPGAIANGLREKDVNLKIAKKLKEILEKDSRFKVYLTRNRDKFVRLYDRTVYAIKRKADLFISIHCNSSPSRTESGTYVYTLNLRGARSKLARLVEQRENKAVINYVKVSTNPLVNRIVADLAISTTMTEGRNFAYYLKKYLKNITEFKDIDSANFAVLKTPGIPSVLIEVLYLTDPADAQLLKNDRFIENFSYGVYNAIVDYFYRE
- a CDS encoding type III pantothenate kinase, producing the protein MIVGIDIGNTTIEIGFLQSKTLIKSYKLRTDRAKTVDDWYLNIHQIVQIEGDIYIEDFVISSVVPVVDEKVCSAVEKISGKKPLIIGKDLNIPIPNMYKNPEEVGTDRLVNAFGVVKKYGYPAVAVDFGTAITFDVINERGEYTGGAIFPGIDASVESLFTKTAKLPSVNLKNVSGVIGRTTVDSILSGIYFGYISLVEGMIEKINRQAGYKHKVVITGGNGELISKGLEIDFVYDRFLTMESIYMIYTENR
- the dapB gene encoding 4-hydroxy-tetrahydrodipicolinate reductase: MVKVIISGIMGRMGKKIAEIAYQDPDVEIGGGVERPDCVHFHENVGEIIGEKIDAPVVSDLAKIIDRGDVVIDFAGNTEAVLGHLRLLAADKNKKAMVIGTTGFTEDQIKEIKELSTEVPVVLAPNMSIGVNLLFKLVQEAAKALKGKGYDIEVIEMHHRFKKDAPSGTAVKIVDILKEETGIKKVVYGREGIYENGRPSDEIGVFALRGGDVVGEHTVIFAGMGERIELTHKAGSRDIFAKGAVEAAKWVKDKPAGLYDMMDVLGLK